The proteins below come from a single Eucalyptus grandis isolate ANBG69807.140 chromosome 3, ASM1654582v1, whole genome shotgun sequence genomic window:
- the LOC104439790 gene encoding toll/interleukin-1 receptor-like protein isoform X2, whose amino-acid sequence MVDCVARSKGNKDILPVFFNASPSDVKLKAGLYRNAMAKHRKKFGVEEVKRWEDALVEVAELKGWDLKTRGSSYLFHLAQSSLEIIHEAGRTLSLSCISY is encoded by the exons ATGGTGGACTGCGTGGCTCGGTCGAAGGGGAATAAGGATATCTTGCCGGTGTTCTTCAACGCCTCGCCTTCGGATGTGAAGCTCAAGGCTGGGCTGTACAGGAATGCCATGGCCAAGCACAGGAAGAAGTTTGGGGTTGAGGAAGTGAAGAGGTGGGAGGATGCTCTTGTTGAAGTTGCTGAATTGAAGGGATGGGACCTCAAAACGAGAGG GTCCAGTTATTTATTCCATCTTGCTCAATCTAGCTTGGAAATCATTCATGAAGCAGGAAGAACTTTAAGCTTAAGTTGCATTTCCTATTGA
- the LOC104439790 gene encoding TMV resistance protein N-like isoform X1 — protein MVDCVARSKGNKDILPVFFNASPSDVKLKAGLYRNAMAKHRKKFGVEEVKRWEDALVEVAELKGWDLKTRGHGEAIKLIIREVLVNLKIKHKYVKNQLVGVDDRVEDIMKQLDVDCEGVCFVGIHGMGGVGKTTLVKVVFNQVYSYFDDCCFLGDV, from the exons ATGGTGGACTGCGTGGCTCGGTCGAAGGGGAATAAGGATATCTTGCCGGTGTTCTTCAACGCCTCGCCTTCGGATGTGAAGCTCAAGGCTGGGCTGTACAGGAATGCCATGGCCAAGCACAGGAAGAAGTTTGGGGTTGAGGAAGTGAAGAGGTGGGAGGATGCTCTTGTTGAAGTTGCTGAATTGAAGGGATGGGACCTCAAAACGAGAGG GCATGGGGAAGCTATTAAGTTGATCATCCGAGAGGTTTTGGTAAACTTGAAGATAAAGCATAAGTATGTGAAAAATCAGCTGGTTGGAGTGGATGATCGTGTAGAAGACATAATGAAGCAGTTGGATGTTGACTGTGAAggtgtttgttttgttggtaTTCATGGGATGGGCGGTGTTGGCAAAACAACTCTTGTGAAGGTTGTCTTCAACCAGGTCTATTCTTATTTCGATGATTGCTGCTTTCTTGGAGATGTTTGA